ATCCTCCCCGTAACGGATCGTATGGGGTACGATACTGTCTCCATAAAGTTCACTCAGTTGAACCACCTCTTTTCCGTAGGTCTTGACAGCCTGAAATCCCGTGTCTCCATACTTAACCACCAGGGGAATAGTGGCATCCCCATGCCGAGCGGCCAGTTTAACCAGATCATCTCCATATCGGTTTACTACCTTAACCGCCTCATCCCCATATTTCGCACTGTACCTGACCATATCTTCTCCATAACCCTTTGAAAGGGTTAAAACCTCTTCTCCCGTTGCACCCTTGAGAGCCTGAAGACCTTCATCCCCATATTTAGCTACGAAAGGTATGGCCTCTTCTCCATACTTAGCTATAAGAGCAGCCTCCTCGGAAGAAAGTTTTACAAGTCCTTTAACCCCTTTGGAAGTTTTGGTCAATCTGAGTCCTTTTCCCACCATAGCCACCCGAGCCCCTTCGGAGAAAAGGGCTCCCACCGGAAGAATTCCTACGATATCTAAAGCTACTGCCAGCCGGTCCCAATTGGTAACAGGCTCTCCTCGCGTCTTCTTGCGCTCATACTGCTTGACCCCACCTGTAAAGAAGTTTCCAACGGCATTACTTCCGGTTGCTATATATTGTCGAACAACCCGACCATCCTCCAAGATCTCAAATCTATCCAGATAGTTATTCCCGAGTTCATCGATATTATCCAAAGCTTCTTCCGCCTTATTATCCGGTAAGTAATAATACAGAATGGGGATGACCTGGTGATAACCATACCGTTTCAAGACCTGTTGGAATTTCTCCTGGGTACCGAAACGGTGAAAGATGGTCTGGGCTTTTTCTCCATACTTATTGAGAGCGGCAACGGTATCCTCTCCAAAACGAGCTACCAGATCAAGGAACTGATCATCATAGTAGTTTTTAACAAACTCTAAACCATACCGGCGAACAACGGGAAGGACAATATCTCCCTTTTCCTTGACAAGTTGAAGTAAATCCGGGCCGTAGGCTTGGAATAAAAAGTAATTTTCCGGATCTTCTATCACATAAGATATCCCTTCCTTCCCAAACTTCTTATAAAAATCAGCGAGGGCAGAAGGATGAAGGAGGGTGGTAAGGTTATCAAATCGCTCACCAAAGGTGGTATAGAGGGTATAAAGGGCTTCTTTATCCAGGAAAGCCATGGATCTGGAAAGACGATCCCCATACTTTTCTAAGAGGAACAAGCCATCGACAGAGTAATCTTTTAAAAACTCCAAGCCCGGTTTTCCATACTTTCTTGAAATTTTTTCTGCATTATTTCCAAAAGTTTTGAAAACCTGGGGATATTCCCGATGAAGATAAGGGGGTTGCGCCTGGATGGGAAAAATATAAAATGTATTGAGAGTTCCCAGGATAAAGGAGATGAGAAGAAATGGGGTTAAAACTTTCCTGATCATACTCTTAGCTTACAACCAGTTCGTTCGCCTGTCAAAGGGTATGCAATGAATTTACTTAAATACTCTAAACTTGACTTTTTAATGCAAACACTATAAACCTTTCTTAGGAAAGTTGAAGATTCTAAGAAGAGGGATAGTCCTGTTTTCCAGGCGAAGCTCAGCCTAATAAAAAGGTCCTACGAGATGGTAGTTCTGCTTACCCTAGATGAGCTCAAGGCGAATGGAGACAATCACCGCGATATGTCTATTCGGTAGAGAAAGATACAGATTTCTTTAGTAAAGAAGGAAGCGATTTATTAAAATTGTTGCTATTTTTATGAGGTAGAAAATGAAATAGGAAAAATGTACCACCTTGCCGCGAATAGATAAAAGCCTGGGATTATGGCCTGATTCATGCAATAGATCGTTGGGAAGGGTTATTTTAATACGGAGTCTGGACTTCCAGGATCGTCTTGTTGGTGACCTCAGGCCCTAGGAGAAGTTCTAAGAAAGTGAGAGAGATGTGTACGTTGATCATCCTTTATAAATTAATGAAAGATTATCCCATCTTAGTTGCAGCCAACCGGGATGAACATTATACTCGAAGATCGGTACCTCCCGGTATCCTGAGCCGGGCACCTCTCATTTGGGGTGGAAGGGATAAAGAAGCGGGGGGGACCTGGTTAGGTTTCAATGAGAAGGGTCTTTTGGTTGGAATTACCAACCGTTCTAGCCAAATTCCGCCGGATCGCTCCAGGCGATCCCGAGGACTTTTATGTTTGGATGCCTTATCGTTCTCGACCGCGTCGGAAGTTCAAAGATTCTTAGAGCGAGAGGGTCCAGACCGGTATAATCCCTTCAACTTATTTTATGCAGATTCTTCAAAGGCTTACATTTCCCATTATGAAAACGGAATAAGGACTGTTGCTTTGGAGGCAGGTATTTATATTTTGACTAACCAGGGGGATGTGAACGATTTTTCTCTGCAACGCATTCGAATCATAGCAGATTCTTTACAGAGGTTATCTTATCAGGATATTTTTGAGGTTATGGGTTTGTTAAAAAAACTTTGTGGGAAGCATTCTTCTCCTGGAGAGACCTGGTCAAAAGCCATTTGTGTCCATGGGAATGGCTATGGAACGGTTTCCTCGAGCATTATCGGTTTAGGCGATGGAAAAAATCCGAATTTATATTTCCATGCAGAAGGAAAACCCTGTGTGGTTCCTTACCAAAACTATTCCTCTCTTTTATTGGGCATTGGGGGTTGAAAAGCTACTGTTCTCTCCTTAAAGGGTTAAATTTTTGATCTTGACATTTATAGGTAGGTTATGCTTATTTTGTAAGCGGGAAAAAGACATTCATACGCCATATATTATTAAACCAGCCACAAACATCATGACATCTAATCAGAATAAACAAGAGAAGAAGGTTGCCTGGGTATTTCCCGGTCAGGGTTCCCAATATGTAGGCATGGGTAAGG
The genomic region above belongs to Candidatus Limnocylindrales bacterium and contains:
- a CDS encoding NRDE family protein — protein: MCTLIILYKLMKDYPILVAANRDEHYTRRSVPPGILSRAPLIWGGRDKEAGGTWLGFNEKGLLVGITNRSSQIPPDRSRRSRGLLCLDALSFSTASEVQRFLEREGPDRYNPFNLFYADSSKAYISHYENGIRTVALEAGIYILTNQGDVNDFSLQRIRIIADSLQRLSYQDIFEVMGLLKKLCGKHSSPGETWSKAICVHGNGYGTVSSSIIGLGDGKNPNLYFHAEGKPCVVPYQNYSSLLLGIGG